CATCCTTGGTTGGCGGCTCGCCAGGACGCATCATACGATAGATCTCGACCAGGGCTTCCAGCTGGTTGCCGGTGGAGTCGATCTTCAGGGTGTCGGAGATGAACGGACCGCAGTCGATGTCGTTGGTGTACAACGTCTCGATGCGAACGACCTGGGCCTTGGCGATTTTTGCCAGGATCTCGGTGTTCAGCTCGGTGTTGCACTCCGCCAGGATTTCGCCGGTGGCCGGATGCACGATGACCTTGGCCGTAGTGCGACCCAGGACGTAGTCCAGAGGCACCTGCAGCTCTTTGATCCCGGCTTTTTCCAGCTGGTTGATGTGGCGAGCAGTGATACGACGACCCTGCTCGACAATAACCTTGCCTTTGTCATCCAGGATATCGAGGACAGCGATTTCACCGCGCAGGCGCTGAGGCACCAGTTCCAGGCTGAGGTTTTCACCTTGCACATGGAAAACGTTGGTGGTGTAGAACGCGTCCAGCACTTCTTCGGTGGTATAGCCGAGCGCGCGCAGCAGTACCGATGCAGGCAGCTTGCGACGACGGTCGATACGCACGAATACGCAGTCTTTCGGGTCGAACTCGAAGTCCAACCACGAACCGCGGTAAGGAATGATGCGCGCGGAGTAAAGCAGTTTGCCGGAGCTGTGCGTCTTGCCACGGTCGTGGTCGAAGAACACGCCCGGAGAACGGTGCAGCTGGGAAACGATTACACGCTCGGTACCATTGATTACGAAGGTACCGTTCTCAGTCATCAGGGGGATTTCACCCATGTAGACTTCTTGCTCTTTGATGTCCTTGATCGCTTTGTTCGACGATTCTTTGTCGAAAATGATCAGGCGCACTTTTACCCGCAAAGGTACGGCGTAAGTCACACCGCGCAATACGCATTCTTTGACATCAAATGCCGGTTCGCCCAGGCGATAACCGACGTACTCCAGCGCAGCATTGCCGGAGTAGCTGATGATCGGGAAAACGGATTTGAAGGCCGCATGCAGGCCCACGTCGCGGAACTGATCTTTAGTCGCTCCCGCTTGCAAGAATTCACGATACGAATCCAGCTGGATGGCCAGGAGGTACGGCACATCCATGACGTCCGGCAACTTGCTAAAGTCCTTGCGGATACGTTTTTTCTCAGTATATGAGTAAGCCATCAGCGTTCCCCAGCTTGGTCACCTGCTTGTTTGGCCCCTCCCGACGGGAGCAGCCAGAAAATCGTGCAAACCCCATGGTTTGCGCCACCACATCGGGTGGTTACAGCTCGCTATCAGCACCGACCCAGTCGGCTGCCAATAACGGAAAAAGGCCGGTGGCAAGAGCCACCAGCCATCAGCCTGTCGCTTAACGCTCGGGCTGGAGACGCAAAGTCGATGCTTACTTCAGCTCGACTTTAGCGCCTGCTTCTTCCAGAGTGGCCTTGGCTTTGTCAGCTGCGTCTTTGGCAACAGCTTCCAGAACCATGGCAGGAGCGCCGTCAACTACAGCCTTGGCTTCTTTCAGGCCCAGACCGGTCAGTTCACGTACTGCCTTGATCACGTTTACTTTCTTCTCGCCAGCTTCGGTCAGCATGACGTTGAATTCGGTTTGCTCTTCAACAACGGCAGCAGCAGCAGCTGGACCGGCGGAAGCAGCGGCAGCGGAAACGCCGAATTTTTCTTCGAAAGCTTTGATCAGCTCAACAACCTGCAGAACGGACATTTCAGCTACGGCGTTGAGGATATCTTCTTGGGAGATAGACATTACTGTATTTCCTGAATTGGGGGACGGCCTACGCGACCATCGAAATAAACAAAAAAGCGCGAGAGAAAATGCTCAGCCTTAGGCTGCGGCAGCTTCTTTTTGCTCGCGAACTGCAGCCAGAATACGAGCCAGCTTGCTGGTAGCGCCTTGAATCACGCTCATCAGCTGCGAAATGGCTTCGTCGCGGGTCGGCAGTGTTGCCAGTACATCGATCTGATTAGCTGCGAGGAACTTGCCCTCGAACGCAGCTGCCTTGATCTCGAACTTGTCCTGACCCTTGGCGAATTCCTTGAACAAACGGGCAGCAGCGCCTGGATGTTCCTTGGAGAACGCGATCAGGGTCGGGCCGGTGAACACGTCGTTGAGAACACTGTATTCAGTGCCAGCAACAGCGCGCTTGAGCAGGGTGTTACGTACAACACGTACGTAAACGCCAGCTTCACGAGCCTCTTTACGGAGTCCGGTCATTGCGCCTACTGTTACGCCACGGGCATCAGCCACGACAGCGGACAGAGCGACTTTGGCAGCCTCGTTGACTTCAGCGACGATGGCCTTCTTGTCTTCGAGATTAATTGCCACGGGTTTAACTCCTGCTTGTTACCGTTTCATTCGATCGAAACCGAATGTCGTTTTGGTGTCTGATTCGGTAAGGAACCGGGAGCACCATCTGCGTAGGCTTGTGGTTTAAGACTTGCGTCGCCTACGGTCTTGGACAGCCCCCGCCAGGCAGGGACCCCAATTTTTTGATTGGCGCAATTACTTGCGCCAATCTGAGTCTTACGCGTCGAGCGAGCTCTGATCGATAACCAGACCTGGGCCCATAGTGGTGCTCAGGGTAACGCGCTTGACGTAGATACCTTTCGAAGAAGCTGGCTTGATGCGCTTCAGATCAGCGATCAGGGCTTCAACGTTTTCCTTCAGCTTGACGGCATCGAAGCCGATCTTGCCAACGGAAGTGTGAATGATGCCGTTTTTGTCGGTGCGATAACGAACCTGACCAGCCTTGGCGTTTTTAACCGCGGTGGCTACGTCTGGCGTTACGGTGCCGACTTTAGGGTTAGGCATCAGACCACGTGGACCGAGGATCTGACCCAACTGGCCTACAACGCGCATGGCATCCGGGGATGCGATCACTACGTCATAGTTCAGGTCGCCGCCCTTCATTTCAGCAGCCAGATCGTCCATGCCAACGCGATCAGCACCAGCAGCCAGAGCAGCTTCAGCTGCTGGGCCCTGGGTGAAGACAGCTACACGAACGGTCTTGCCAGTGCCGTGTGGCAGCACGGTAGCGCTACGAACGACCTGGTCGGATTTACGTGGGTCAACGCCCAGGTTTACAGCAACGTCGAACGACTCGCTGAACTTGACAGTCGACAGCTCAGCCAGCAGAGCGGCGGCGTCTACAAAGTTGTAGGCCTTGCCTGCTTCGATTTTGCCGGCGATAGCCTTTTGACGCTTGGTCAGCTTAGCCATTACACACCCTCCACGTTAAGGCCCATGCTACGAGCAGAACCGGCGATAGTACGCACGGCTGCATCCATATCAGCTGCAGTCAGATCCGCGTTTTTGGTTTTCGCGATATCTTCCAGCTGAGCACGGGTAACGGTGCCAACCTTAACGGTGTTTGGACGAGCGGAACCGCTGGTCAAACCTGCAGCCTTCTTCAGCAGAACCGAAGCAGGGGTGCTTTTTGTTTCGAAAGTGAAGCTACGGTCGCTGTAGACAGTGATGATCACTGGAGTCGGCAGACCTGGCTCAAGACCCTGAGTACGGGCGTTGAAGGCCTTGCAGAATTCCATGATGTTCACGCCGTGCTGACCCAGGGCAGGACCAACAGGTGGGCTTGGGTTAGCCTGAGCGGCCTTCACTTGCAGCTTGATGTAAGCGGTAATTTTCTTGGCCATGAGGCACTCCAATTACGGGTTCGAACGCCTCGAAAGGCTCCCCGGTTACTTGCGCGTTTATCCCAGTGACGACAAAACCCCACAGCCTAGGGCTGCGGGGTTGGGATGCCTGCTCAATCAGACCTTTTCGACCTGACTGAACTCTAGCTCTACCGGAGTAGAGCGACCGAAAATGAGCACTGCCACTTGGATCCGGCTCTTTTCGTAGTTAACTTCTTCAACCGTGCCATTGAAATCAGCGAATGGACCGTCGGTGACACGTACAACTTCACCTGGTTCAAACAGTGTCTTCGGCTTCGGCTTGTCGCTACCATCAGCGACACGACGCAGAATTGCTTCCGCTTCTTTATCTGTGATCGGCGCAGGCTTGTCGGCGGTACCGCCAATGAAGCCCATCACCCGAGGGGTATCCTTGACCAAGTGCCAAGTCCCTTCGTTCATATCCATCTGTACCAGCACGTAGCCCGGAAAGAACTTACGTTCACTTTTGCGTTTCTGGCCATTACGCATCTCAACCACTTCTTCAGTGGGGACCAGAATCTCGCCAAAGCCATCTTCCATGCCAGCCAGCTTTACGCGCTCTACCAGCGAGCGCATAACATGCTTCTCGTAACCCGAGTAAGCATGCACAACGTACCAACGCTTAGCCACGGGACACCCTTAGCCAACAATCAAGGAAACAAGCCAGCCGAGCAGGGAATCGAGCCCCCACAACAGCAACGCCATTACCAGAACAACAGCCACAACGATCAACGTGGTCTGCGTGGTTTCTTGGCGAGTCGGCCATACGACTTTACGAATCTCAGTGCGAGCTTCCTTAGCGAGTACAAAGAAAGACTTGCCCTTGGCTGTCTGCAGGCCTACAAAGGCAGCAACAGCAGCAATGGCGAGCAATGCAAGTACGCGGTACAGGATCGGCGAAGCAGAATAATACTGATTGCCAACAACGCCAATAACCACCAAAGCGACTACCACTAGCCACTTGAGCAGATCGAAGCGAGAGCCTTGAGCTTCAGCTTTAGGAGTCATCTATGAAGATCCTGTGAAAAGAAAGCCAGACACACTGAGTGAATCTGGCAGGTCAGGAGGGAATCGAACCCCCAACCTACGGTTTTGGAGACCGTCGCTCTGCCAATTGAGCTACTGACCTAAAACAAAATCAGGCCGACCATTATGCCGGCCCGAAAAAGACATTACAACTGTTTACTCGATGACTTTGGCTACGACGCCAGCGCCGACGGTACGACCGCCTTCACGGATAGCGAAACGCAGACCATCTTCCATCGCAATGGTCTTGATCAGGGTAACAGTCATCTGAATGTTGTCACCTGGCATTACCATTTCAACGCCTTCTGGCAGCTCGCAGTTACCGGTCACGTCAGTTGTACGGAAGTAGAACTGTGGACGGTAGCCTTTGAAGAACGGAGTATGACGACCGCCTTCTTCCTTGCTCAGAACGTAAACTTCTGCTGTGAACTTGGTGTGCGGCTTGACAGTGCCTGGCTTGACCAGAACCTGGCCACGCTCAACGTCGTCACGCTTGGTGCCGCGCAGCAGCACGCCGCAGTTCTCGCCAGCACGACCTTCGTCGAGCAGCTTGCGGAACATTTCAACGCCGGTGCAGGTCGTTTTCTGAGTATCGCGCAGACCGACGATCTCAACTTCTTCCTGGATGCGGACGATGCCACGCTCAACACGACCAGTCACAACAGTACCGCGACCGGAGATCGAGAACACGTCTTCAATTGGCATCAGGAACGGCTTGTCGATAGCACGCTCTGGCTCTGGAATGTAGCTATCCAGAGTTTCCACCAGCTTCTTCACAGCAGTGGTGCCCATTTCGTTGTCGTCTTGGCCGTTCAGAGCCATCAGAGCCGAACCAATGATGATCGGAGTGTCATCACCTGGGAAATCGTAAGTGCTCAACAGATCGCGCACTTCCATCTCAACCAGTTCCAGCAGCTCAGCGTCGTCAACCATGTCAGCCTTGTTCAGGAAGACAACGATGTACGGAACGCCTACCTGACGGGACAGCAGGATGTGCTCACGGGTTTGCGGCATCGGACCATCAGCGGCCGAGCAAACCAGGATCGCGCCATCCATCTGCGCAGCACCAGTGATCATGTTTTTTACGTAGTCGGCGTGACCTGGGCAGTCAACATGTGCGTAGTGACGCACGGCCGAATCGTATTCAACGTGAGCGGTGTTGATGGTGATACCGCGAGCTTTCTCTTCCGGGGCGCTGTCGATCTTGTCGAAGTCAACCTTGGCCGAACCGAAAACCTCGGAGCAGACGCGGGTCAGAGCAGCGGTCAGCGTGGTTTTACCGTGGTCAACGTGACCAATGGTACCAACGTTGACGTGCGGCTTATTACGTTCGAACTTTTCCTTAGCCATCGAAATCACCCCTAGGAGAAGAATTTAGCGAGTCACACAAGCCATTAAAACAAAGGCAGATATTTTCATATCTGCCTTGTTATATGGAGCTCTTGAGCGGATTTGAACCGCTGACCTCACCCTTACCAAGGGTGTGCTCTACCAACTGAGCTACAAGAGCGAAACACTTTGCACAACCTGCAAACTTGGAGCGGGTAGCGGGAATCGAACCCGCATCATCAGCTTGGAAGGCTGAGGTTCTACCACTAAACTATACCCGCGGAGCTTGCAGCTCACGCTAAAAATGGTGGAGGGGGAAGGATTCGAACCTTCGAAGTCGTAGACGTCAGATTTACAGTCTGATCCCTTTGGCCGCTCGGGAACCCCTCCTAAGCGAGCCGGCATTCTATATCATGCCAGCCTTCTGTCAAGCATTTTCTCATTAAAAACCTGAGGTTAGCTGCGTTGACGTCGCTTCGTATCGCTAACCTTTAAAGGTCTTCGCTGCGAAGCGGGCGCCATTCTATGCAAACTACCCTGCGGGTGCAACCCCTTCGCATGGCATTATTTTATGTTTTAACTCATTGAATTCTTTAGAAAGGTTTTGAAGCAACGCTTCATTCACCTTTCCCGCGCTTTCCTGGGAAACCAGAACCCAGAATCCCCCACCCTCTGGGAGATTTGGCGAGCTCGGCGCAGCAGAACGAGCTACAACACCCGAGGCAGCCAATCGCAGCTCCAACTGCCTGGCCAGCTCCGGACGAACAAAACCACCCAAGTAAACACAGGTCTTTTGCGCGTCACCGGATTTACCCAGGTCGCGCCTGACAAGTGCATCCGCCGTTTCGCTCAAAAGGTGGATATCCTGCTGCGAACCTCGGTACAAACTGAGTGGAGTCACATCCTTGGCGCGAAGTGGTGCCTCCTGCTGATGCCAGATGTAGTAGAAGACATTCAAAACCAGCAACAACAGAAACAACCACCGCATAGAAACCTCAAGACAAAGGACAGGCCATCGCCAAACCGACAAAAACCAAATCGGGCACCACCCTGGCATCAGGAACAACCCCGGAAACCAGATTGGCGTCCCCACCCGTGAGAAACACCACGAAATCCTTTCCCCAGTATTGCTGCGCCAGCTCAAGCTGAGTCAGGACAAACCCCCTGAGCATCAGCATGCAACCGCGCTCGACCGCTTCGACAGTTGTCCGACCTGGAGCGAGACTCTCATGGGCTCGCTCGGCCGCCATATCGTCATAGCGAATTCTTCGCGTATGAGTACGCAATTGGTTACGCATCAAAGGCATGCCCGGACAAATGAATCCGCCGAGGTGCTCACCGTCCGCCGCCACAAAATCAGCCGTAATGGCAGTGCCAAAATCAAGGACCAGGCACGCGCCTGAAGCAAGATGAAACCCACCAAGCAAGGCCAGCCATCGATCTAGCCCCAACCGCTCGTAATCCTGGTAGCCGTTTTTCACCCCCGCCATTTCTTGGGCAGGCACGGCACGGGTCACCGACACCCCAAACATATCAACGAGAGAGGCGACCAATGAATCAGTCTCCTCCAGGGTCCTCACGCTAACAAGACGACATTTCTCGAGCTGGAACTTTTCAGCATTACTCAGGCTCACTAGCAGATCGCTGTCGGAGCTGACCACGCCACCTTCGACCGGCGTCACCCCGTCGGCACGAAGAACACGCCATTTGATAAAGCTATTGCCGCAGTCAAGCTCAAGAATCATTACGCAACCTCAGACTGAGCTCACCACCGCTAAAGTTTTTTTCCACACCTTCTACCTTCAAACGCAGCGCACCCTGGAGATCAATGCCCAGCACAATACCGTCAATTTTATTAACACCAGCAATCAGGGAGACAGCCTTCCCCTGCCAAAGATGGTATTGCTCCCACTCCGACTGTATTGCGGCAAACCCCGATGCGTGATGAAGCCTCAGATAGTGCTCAAGCTTCGCACCCAATCGTGCCACCAGCTCATTTCGATCAAAATCCCTTCCTGCCTCAAGACACATGGATGTCCACTGCTGGTCGACCTCATCAGTCGATTGCATATTCACATTAATCCCCACACCCAGGACAACATGGCAAACGTCCGCAGGATCCCCCACCAACTCAAGCAAGATGCCGGCGATTTTTTTCTCTCCCACCAGGACATCGTTAGGCCATTTCAGCCCCGCCTCAGCGATCCCCATATCACGCAGGGCATGCATGACAGCAAGTCCGACGACCAGGCTCAGCCCTTCGATCTGCCGCATGCCGCCATCAATGCGTAGCACCAGGCTGTGATAGAGGTTTTCAGCAAACGGACTGATCCACTTCCGACCACGACGCCCACGGCCAGCGATCTGTCGTTCGGCCAAAACCATGAAAGGCGCAGCCGCCCCACGCTCGATCAAACGCAGCGCCTCGGCGTTGGTCGAGTCGATAGCGTCAAAGACATGGACAGGCCACTCATGAAGGCCTTTTGCGTAAATCTCAGCAGCATCCAAAAGCACCAGAGGCTTAGCCAACTGATACCCTCTACCTCGAACCTTATGAACAGACAGCCCTATTTCTGCTTCCAAGTGCTGCAATTGTTTCCACACAGCACTACGGCTGATACCCAGTGCAGCACCCAGCGCCTGCCCTGAATGAAAGCGACCATCCTTCAGAAGTTTTAGCAACGTGAGCATGCGGACTGCGCCCTGATAATGAGGCCCGCATGATAGCCATGCGCAAGACAGTTGCATAGAAACACAAAATGACTTTCCTGCGGGCAAAAACAAAACCCCAACTGCTTTCGCAATTGGGGTTTCGGAATTTAATCTTGACGATGACCTACTCTCACATGGGGAAACCCCACACTACCATCGGCGATGCATCGTTTCACTGCTGAGTTCGGGATGGGATCAGGTGGTTCCAATGCTCTATGGTCGTCAAGAAATTCGGTAGCCGGTGCGTGCCTTGCGGTCACGTGCCAGCGAATGGGTATGCGATAGATTTGTGTGTTGCTGTCGAGTCTCTCGAACTTTCGGTTCGTTTCGTCTTCACACACCGCAATCTGGCCTCTTTCGAGTTCACAAATTGCTTGGGTGTTATATGGTCAAGCCTCACGGGCAATTAGTACAGGTTAGCTCAACGCCTCACAGCGCTTACACACCCTGCCTATCAACGTCGTAGTCTTCGACGGCCCTTCAGGGGACTCAAGGTCCCAGTGAGATCTCATCTTGAGGCAAGTTTCCCGCTTAGATGCTTTCAGCGGTTATCTTTCCCGAACATAGCTACCCGGCAATGCCACTGGCGTGACAACCGGAACACCAGAGGTTCGTCCACTCCGGTCCTCTCGTACTAGGAGCAGCCCCTCTCAAATCTCAAACGTCCACGGCAGATAGGGACCGAACTGTCTCACGACGTTCTAAACCCAGCTCGCGTACCACTTTAAATGGCGAACAGCCATACCCTTGGGACCGGCTTCAGCCCCAGGATGTGATGAGCCGACATCGAGGTGCCAAACACCGCCGTCGATATGAACTCTTGGGCGGTATCAGCCTGTTATCCCCGGAGTACCTTTTATCCGTTGAGCGATGGCCCTTCCATACAGAACCACCGGATCACTAAGACCTACTTTCGTACCTGCTCGACGTGTCTGTCTCGCAGTCAAGCGCGCTTTTGCCTTTATACTCTACGACCGATTTCCGACCGGTCTGAGCGCACCTTCGTACTCCTCCGTTACTCTTTAGGAGGAGACCGCCCCAGTCAAACTA
The sequence above is drawn from the Pseudomonas sp. St316 genome and encodes:
- the rplA gene encoding 50S ribosomal protein L1, with the translated sequence MAKLTKRQKAIAGKIEAGKAYNFVDAAALLAELSTVKFSESFDVAVNLGVDPRKSDQVVRSATVLPHGTGKTVRVAVFTQGPAAEAALAAGADRVGMDDLAAEMKGGDLNYDVVIASPDAMRVVGQLGQILGPRGLMPNPKVGTVTPDVATAVKNAKAGQVRYRTDKNGIIHTSVGKIGFDAVKLKENVEALIADLKRIKPASSKGIYVKRVTLSTTMGPGLVIDQSSLDA
- the rplJ gene encoding 50S ribosomal protein L10, translated to MAINLEDKKAIVAEVNEAAKVALSAVVADARGVTVGAMTGLRKEAREAGVYVRVVRNTLLKRAVAGTEYSVLNDVFTGPTLIAFSKEHPGAAARLFKEFAKGQDKFEIKAAAFEGKFLAANQIDVLATLPTRDEAISQLMSVIQGATSKLARILAAVREQKEAAAA
- the secE gene encoding preprotein translocase subunit SecE, whose product is MTPKAEAQGSRFDLLKWLVVVALVVIGVVGNQYYSASPILYRVLALLAIAAVAAFVGLQTAKGKSFFVLAKEARTEIRKVVWPTRQETTQTTLIVVAVVLVMALLLWGLDSLLGWLVSLIVG
- the tuf gene encoding elongation factor Tu produces the protein MAKEKFERNKPHVNVGTIGHVDHGKTTLTAALTRVCSEVFGSAKVDFDKIDSAPEEKARGITINTAHVEYDSAVRHYAHVDCPGHADYVKNMITGAAQMDGAILVCSAADGPMPQTREHILLSRQVGVPYIVVFLNKADMVDDAELLELVEMEVRDLLSTYDFPGDDTPIIIGSALMALNGQDDNEMGTTAVKKLVETLDSYIPEPERAIDKPFLMPIEDVFSISGRGTVVTGRVERGIVRIQEEVEIVGLRDTQKTTCTGVEMFRKLLDEGRAGENCGVLLRGTKRDDVERGQVLVKPGTVKPHTKFTAEVYVLSKEEGGRHTPFFKGYRPQFYFRTTDVTGNCELPEGVEMVMPGDNIQMTVTLIKTIAMEDGLRFAIREGGRTVGAGVVAKVIE
- the rplK gene encoding 50S ribosomal protein L11 translates to MAKKITAYIKLQVKAAQANPSPPVGPALGQHGVNIMEFCKAFNARTQGLEPGLPTPVIITVYSDRSFTFETKSTPASVLLKKAAGLTSGSARPNTVKVGTVTRAQLEDIAKTKNADLTAADMDAAVRTIAGSARSMGLNVEGV
- a CDS encoding pantothenate kinase; the encoded protein is MILELDCGNSFIKWRVLRADGVTPVEGGVVSSDSDLLVSLSNAEKFQLEKCRLVSVRTLEETDSLVASLVDMFGVSVTRAVPAQEMAGVKNGYQDYERLGLDRWLALLGGFHLASGACLVLDFGTAITADFVAADGEHLGGFICPGMPLMRNQLRTHTRRIRYDDMAAERAHESLAPGRTTVEAVERGCMLMLRGFVLTQLELAQQYWGKDFVVFLTGGDANLVSGVVPDARVVPDLVFVGLAMACPLS
- the nusG gene encoding transcription termination/antitermination protein NusG, whose amino-acid sequence is MAKRWYVVHAYSGYEKHVMRSLVERVKLAGMEDGFGEILVPTEEVVEMRNGQKRKSERKFFPGYVLVQMDMNEGTWHLVKDTPRVMGFIGGTADKPAPITDKEAEAILRRVADGSDKPKPKTLFEPGEVVRVTDGPFADFNGTVEEVNYEKSRIQVAVLIFGRSTPVELEFSQVEKV
- the rplL gene encoding 50S ribosomal protein L7/L12; translated protein: MSISQEDILNAVAEMSVLQVVELIKAFEEKFGVSAAAASAGPAAAAAVVEEQTEFNVMLTEAGEKKVNVIKAVRELTGLGLKEAKAVVDGAPAMVLEAVAKDAADKAKATLEEAGAKVELK
- the birA gene encoding bifunctional biotin--[acetyl-CoA-carboxylase] ligase/biotin operon repressor BirA, encoding MLTLLKLLKDGRFHSGQALGAALGISRSAVWKQLQHLEAEIGLSVHKVRGRGYQLAKPLVLLDAAEIYAKGLHEWPVHVFDAIDSTNAEALRLIERGAAAPFMVLAERQIAGRGRRGRKWISPFAENLYHSLVLRIDGGMRQIEGLSLVVGLAVMHALRDMGIAEAGLKWPNDVLVGEKKIAGILLELVGDPADVCHVVLGVGINVNMQSTDEVDQQWTSMCLEAGRDFDRNELVARLGAKLEHYLRLHHASGFAAIQSEWEQYHLWQGKAVSLIAGVNKIDGIVLGIDLQGALRLKVEGVEKNFSGGELSLRLRNDS